The genomic DNA AATTTTGCCTTATCGCCGCCACGATTACCGAGGCTGGTACCGATGTCAATACGGGAGCGTTTGTCAGGGGAATTGATGTCCGCTTCATCGCGCATCAAGCCCATATTTGTGAACCGATTAATAAGCCCTTGGCACTGTGTCGGTGAATAGGCATTCCGCAGGATGATGGCAGGTACTTCGGCTTGGGAAAGTGCGTAAATCGGGTCGCTATAGGCTTGACAAACCGTTTCAAGGTCAGGCTCCGCCGGGAGCCAATTGCTTAGGGTGTTCATGGTAACCTCCGTCACGAATTTCGTAGGGACGAGTTTACCTCGCCCCTACTGACACCGCTGCATACATTTAGAATCTCGGATTGAAGAGATAATCGTAATCATCTATTTTTTGTTCAGCGAAGTCAATGAATTCAGCATTATGATCAAGATCACTGTTTTCAAAAGCGGCTTCACACCCAGTTTTATACTTCAGTCGCCGGTTGGATTTGAGCCAATGGACGCGGTAAATCAATGCTATCATATGGCGCGGCTTGTCAGATGGATTGGGGACACCGCGGTGCCATAGGCGCATGTCTCGAATCAGCACACTTCCCTTCTTCGCATTTCCACGGATGGGCGGACAGATTTTACGGCGTGCTTCTTCTTGTTCTTCATCTATATGGTGCTCACCCACCTCAAGATGCGAGCCGGGCCAAATTTCTACACTCCCATTTTCTTCAGTTGTATCCTGTGGTGAAATATTAACGACAACTTCTGTTGTAGGGTGCGCAATTTTTTGGTCCGGCCACAGATGCGCACCGTCTCTATGGAGCGGTTGTGTTGTGCTACCGGGGCAGTTCGTGTTGCCGTTGTAAAAGTTATTATAAAGTCCTGGGCCCAGCAGCTCCTGCGTCACTTGCACAACATAAGGATTCGCGACGATGTCTCTAAAGATATATGGCGCGAAAGGCGGCGGTCCCTGTTGGAGGTGCCCTATGAGTTTGCCTGCGCCCCCCCATTTCTCGGCTTTAATGAGGGTCTGCGAATCGGCATCCATCCGTTCGCGAAGAATATCCAAGTGGTCATGGCTAACGACGTTTTCTAAAACCACGTAGCCATCAACATGGATCGCGTCGAGTGCTTGCTTGACGTGTGCGTCCGAGAGTTTTCCTGCTGCTAATTCTTTCGATTGAACTGTTATCTCCATTT from Candidatus Poribacteria bacterium includes the following:
- a CDS encoding phytanoyl-CoA dioxygenase family protein, with amino-acid sequence MEITVQSKELAAGKLSDAHVKQALDAIHVDGYVVLENVVSHDHLDILRERMDADSQTLIKAEKWGGAGKLIGHLQQGPPPFAPYIFRDIVANPYVVQVTQELLGPGLYNNFYNGNTNCPGSTTQPLHRDGAHLWPDQKIAHPTTEVVVNISPQDTTEENGSVEIWPGSHLEVGEHHIDEEQEEARRKICPPIRGNAKKGSVLIRDMRLWHRGVPNPSDKPRHMIALIYRVHWLKSNRRLKYKTGCEAAFENSDLDHNAEFIDFAEQKIDDYDYLFNPRF